A genomic stretch from Bacteroides sp. includes:
- a CDS encoding T9SS type A sorting domain-containing protein, with the protein MRKLFIFAFTIFLLGFSGYGQRAGFKSSNLIALPANLQGKSMVSDTLLPGNWETATGVALYTWEDDMGYIFGTNLYGDLAYAQRFDVEEPYDIVKAIFWIGEKFGDTGEVVFSVWDFNGMYPGELLGSVTVAMEDITASEDFEGALVVEFDEPVFVTGSYLIGADISGLEAFEPEVYGLGHFSSTDENGTGLGYAYVLEGTMWVPVLNYDVDADIAIFPVVNYVETHTVTLNVDMTGLEAFDPDSNKVFVTGNFNKWVEPGAEGTIEMTMVPRENEEDPLIYTHTLPFVRVGEMFYKYYSDAVGEGWEGGEWEGDPNRYLFVQEDLEVNDLWGEPSVGIEEEITDMDIRVFPNPVRSILNIRSRQTIDHLRLFDLTGQMVFEKSVKDFETSMDTGMFRSGIYILQIFSGQQAKNHKIQIIK; encoded by the coding sequence ATGAGAAAGTTATTCATTTTTGCATTTACGATATTCTTGCTTGGGTTTTCCGGCTATGGGCAACGAGCCGGATTTAAATCCTCCAATCTGATCGCCCTGCCCGCTAATCTCCAGGGAAAATCAATGGTCTCCGATACCTTGTTGCCGGGTAACTGGGAGACAGCTACCGGGGTTGCCCTGTACACCTGGGAGGATGACATGGGTTACATTTTTGGAACCAACCTGTATGGTGACCTGGCTTACGCCCAGCGCTTCGATGTGGAAGAGCCCTATGATATCGTGAAGGCGATATTCTGGATTGGGGAAAAATTTGGCGATACAGGCGAGGTGGTTTTCTCTGTCTGGGATTTCAATGGCATGTATCCCGGCGAATTGCTTGGCAGTGTGACTGTTGCCATGGAAGATATTACAGCCTCCGAGGATTTTGAGGGTGCCCTGGTGGTGGAATTCGACGAGCCCGTATTTGTTACCGGCAGTTATTTGATCGGGGCTGATATCAGCGGTCTTGAAGCCTTTGAACCGGAGGTTTACGGGTTGGGGCATTTTTCTTCTACTGACGAAAACGGTACCGGGCTGGGTTATGCCTATGTGCTTGAAGGCACCATGTGGGTGCCGGTGCTGAACTACGACGTGGATGCGGATATTGCCATATTCCCGGTGGTGAACTACGTGGAAACCCATACCGTCACCCTGAATGTGGATATGACCGGGCTGGAAGCATTTGACCCCGATTCGAATAAGGTTTTTGTGACAGGAAACTTTAACAAATGGGTTGAACCCGGTGCCGAAGGAACCATTGAAATGACGATGGTTCCCCGGGAAAATGAAGAAGATCCCCTCATTTACACCCATACCCTCCCTTTCGTCCGGGTGGGCGAGATGTTTTATAAGTATTATTCCGATGCCGTTGGTGAAGGATGGGAAGGCGGCGAATGGGAAGGAGATCCCAATCGTTACCTGTTTGTTCAGGAGGACCTGGAGGTAAACGACCTCTGGGGCGAACCATCGGTTGGCATTGAAGAGGAAATCACGGATATGGATATACGGGTTTTTCCGAATCCTGTTCGTTCTATCCTGAATATTCGAAGCAGGCAAACGATTGACCACTTGAGGCTATTTGACCTTACCGGCCAGATGGTTTTTGAGAAAAGTGTGAAGGATTTTGAAACTTCAATGGATACAGGAATGTTCCGCAGTGGCATCTATATCCTGCAAATTTTTTCCGGGCAGCAAGCAAAGAATCATAAAATCCAGATCATTAAATAG
- a CDS encoding T9SS type A sorting domain-containing protein, translated as MKRSRTRFIILTLFILVFGLMNTSAQLSQGGLPVSSLYNLPVNNLPEVSLLLDSKQLQEKDARLGVYEPGQPLFAGLAVEAEVNPLTHGQWEVVNDRVHLWRQVIHVPGALGLGLNFDAFELQEGARLFVYNADKSQVIGGFDFHNNNADQVFSTQIIPGETLIVEYEEPYYSGKPGQMEYGLLNIESVIYLGYGGGLSLFGQDDKSLGDAGDCQVNINCAEGDDWQDEKRGVARMLMRVGDSYFWCTGTLINNTAQDASPLFLSAAHCGTNATDRDMLYWQFYFNYERPGCENTGTPPQHLIVGAELKALGPLAGGSDFRLLMLRQDPPPQWNPYWNGWNRTNNTSFSGAGIHHPAGDAKMISTYNVQLTSANPLVSGSQMASNSAWRVSWSPSTNGHGVVEGGSSGSPLFNALGQVVGTLTGGSSSCDNPYSPDYYGKMWYHWDKNGPGETQRVAPFLDPLNTGQESLGGYDPYQDEFPAPGFASAALLANQQAEINWYQPGSAPNPEGWFSYVNTYTHLTWTSPERAVVFDAPVFGLTYPLTLSRVSHMFVEHSSYPWPNNQFTFRIYASDGATLLYESPVLVAVSQQVKEHILTEPLVLDNYFYVAVKPVDASGHPSSLMQLVNYGQGYSFYGSADNWTAHNVTNMGGSYTYLTRIYVDASKENGLAEFNSSRLDDLMASALNTPGTGTRDAELYNKSIIPTGYRVFRNGSNIHSTTNTELLSFTDATPSEGLSYYHVTANYVNGESEPSARAYLLKVGACDETISAFPYLQTFASGFNGDCWLDYGEGNWQLHTSLQVDGSTIEPAQGEQFYGMQSSQGIQADQWLVLPLTNFDPLTSPALRFMFNGIWQENGPILAVWISTAGVSFQKVWDSNMHPSFASGSADLQWLSATLNLKEAGNEENVRIAFQYAGEGEGFFALDKIELLAAGAITYNVNITINPDNAGMVTGNGSYLSGQTVSLRATPNLGNLFSGWIQGGNVLSTDPDYIFIMPGGNVNLVASFTSDPTSVRLPEAGASGFEAYPNPARDHIRIRFNEGVRSASVGLYNAQAQLVALHEPGDIIPGDEHQFSLNGLSRGIYFIQIRGVNTAEVLKIVLSD; from the coding sequence ATGAAGCGGTCCCGAACCAGATTTATTATACTGACCCTGTTCATTCTGGTCTTTGGCTTAATGAACACTTCAGCCCAGTTATCGCAGGGTGGCTTGCCTGTAAGTTCCCTTTATAATCTTCCAGTTAATAACCTGCCTGAAGTAAGCCTGTTGCTTGATTCAAAGCAGCTGCAGGAAAAGGATGCCCGCCTGGGGGTTTACGAACCTGGTCAGCCCCTGTTTGCCGGCCTGGCCGTTGAAGCGGAAGTGAATCCCCTGACCCACGGCCAGTGGGAAGTGGTCAACGACCGGGTTCATCTCTGGCGGCAGGTGATCCACGTCCCGGGTGCCCTGGGACTGGGCCTTAACTTCGATGCCTTCGAGCTGCAGGAAGGCGCCAGGCTGTTTGTTTACAATGCCGACAAATCACAGGTCATCGGCGGTTTTGATTTTCATAACAACAATGCCGACCAGGTATTTTCGACCCAGATCATCCCCGGGGAAACCCTCATCGTGGAATACGAGGAACCTTATTATTCAGGAAAACCCGGGCAAATGGAATATGGCCTGCTGAACATTGAAAGCGTTATTTACCTGGGTTACGGCGGAGGGCTGAGCCTTTTTGGCCAGGACGACAAGAGTTTAGGGGATGCAGGCGATTGCCAGGTCAACATCAACTGTGCAGAAGGCGATGACTGGCAGGATGAAAAGCGGGGTGTGGCCCGTATGCTGATGCGGGTAGGTGACAGCTATTTCTGGTGTACCGGGACCCTGATCAACAATACCGCACAGGATGCCTCTCCCTTGTTTTTATCGGCAGCCCACTGTGGTACAAACGCGACGGACCGTGATATGCTTTACTGGCAGTTTTATTTCAATTATGAACGCCCGGGCTGCGAAAATACCGGCACGCCCCCTCAGCACCTGATCGTTGGCGCTGAGTTGAAGGCCCTGGGACCCCTGGCAGGAGGCTCCGATTTCCGTTTGCTGATGCTACGTCAGGATCCTCCACCCCAGTGGAATCCATACTGGAACGGCTGGAACCGCACCAACAATACCAGTTTTTCAGGTGCGGGCATTCATCATCCTGCAGGGGATGCAAAAATGATTTCCACCTATAATGTACAATTAACCAGTGCCAATCCCCTTGTGAGCGGATCGCAAATGGCCTCCAATTCGGCCTGGCGAGTAAGCTGGAGCCCCTCCACCAACGGCCATGGTGTCGTGGAAGGCGGTTCTTCCGGTTCCCCGCTCTTCAACGCCCTAGGACAGGTGGTTGGCACCCTTACGGGTGGTTCTTCTTCCTGCGACAATCCCTATTCGCCAGATTATTATGGCAAGATGTGGTACCACTGGGACAAAAACGGCCCGGGCGAAACCCAACGGGTGGCCCCCTTTCTTGATCCTCTCAACACAGGTCAGGAGTCCCTGGGTGGATATGACCCCTACCAGGACGAATTCCCCGCGCCGGGATTCGCCTCAGCCGCCTTACTTGCCAATCAGCAAGCAGAAATTAACTGGTATCAGCCAGGTTCTGCCCCGAATCCTGAAGGCTGGTTCAGCTATGTAAACACCTATACCCACCTGACCTGGACATCACCCGAACGGGCAGTGGTTTTTGATGCGCCCGTCTTTGGGCTCACCTATCCCCTCACCCTCTCCAGGGTCTCTCATATGTTTGTTGAGCATTCCAGCTATCCATGGCCCAACAACCAGTTTACCTTCAGGATCTACGCCTCTGACGGGGCTACCTTATTATATGAGTCACCCGTTTTGGTGGCAGTGAGCCAGCAGGTCAAGGAACACATCCTTACAGAACCCCTGGTGCTCGACAATTATTTTTATGTCGCGGTGAAACCGGTGGATGCCAGCGGGCATCCCTCTTCCCTGATGCAACTGGTGAATTACGGACAGGGCTATTCGTTTTATGGCTCGGCTGATAACTGGACCGCGCATAATGTCACCAATATGGGAGGTTCTTATACATACCTGACCAGGATTTATGTGGATGCCAGCAAGGAAAATGGTCTCGCAGAATTTAACAGCTCCAGGCTCGACGACCTGATGGCCAGTGCCCTTAATACCCCTGGCACAGGAACCCGGGATGCTGAATTGTACAATAAGTCAATCATACCCACCGGTTACCGGGTTTTCAGAAATGGCAGCAACATTCACAGCACCACCAATACTGAATTGCTGAGCTTTACCGATGCCACACCATCCGAGGGCCTCTCTTATTATCATGTCACCGCCAATTACGTAAACGGGGAATCGGAGCCTTCAGCGAGGGCTTACCTTTTAAAGGTCGGCGCTTGTGACGAAACAATCAGTGCGTTTCCTTACCTCCAGACTTTTGCCAGTGGCTTTAACGGCGATTGCTGGCTGGATTACGGCGAGGGGAACTGGCAGCTTCACACCTCGCTCCAGGTGGATGGTTCTACCATTGAGCCCGCCCAGGGCGAGCAGTTTTATGGAATGCAAAGCAGCCAGGGTATCCAGGCCGATCAATGGCTCGTTCTTCCTTTAACCAATTTTGATCCGCTTACCAGTCCTGCTTTGCGTTTTATGTTTAATGGGATTTGGCAGGAAAACGGCCCCATACTTGCTGTCTGGATTAGTACCGCTGGGGTTTCTTTCCAAAAGGTATGGGACAGCAACATGCACCCCAGCTTTGCTTCAGGCAGCGCTGACCTGCAATGGCTGAGCGCAACACTTAACCTTAAAGAGGCCGGAAATGAGGAAAACGTCCGCATTGCCTTCCAGTATGCAGGAGAAGGCGAAGGGTTCTTTGCCCTGGATAAAATTGAACTCCTCGCCGCGGGAGCCATCACTTATAATGTCAATATTACAATTAATCCCGATAATGCGGGAATGGTCACCGGCAATGGCTCTTACCTCTCAGGGCAAACAGTGAGTCTGAGGGCCACCCCCAACCTGGGAAACCTCTTTTCCGGGTGGATACAGGGCGGCAATGTGCTTAGCACAGACCCGGATTATATCTTCATTATGCCGGGGGGCAACGTTAACCTGGTCGCTTCCTTTACCTCAGACCCCACTTCCGTGCGCCTTCCCGAAGCTGGAGCAAGCGGCTTTGAAGCCTATCCCAACCCCGCACGTGATCATATCCGGATCCGGTTTAACGAGGGCGTTCGTTCGGCATCCGTGGGGCTTTATAACGCACAGGCACAACTGGTTGCACTTCATGAACCCGGGGATATCATTCCTGGCGATGAGCATCAGTTCAGCCTCAACGGACTGTCCAGGGGAATTTATTTCATCCAGATCCGGGGAGTGAACACGGCGGAGGTCCTTAAAATCGTTCTTTCTGATTAA